One Osmerus eperlanus chromosome 23, fOsmEpe2.1, whole genome shotgun sequence DNA segment encodes these proteins:
- the LOC134009974 gene encoding cerebellin-2-like: protein MVGSIVVLLALSGCLSLGTVQGQRGDLDIGTELDDIRAKLQGLKDLEARLNHTEKELEGQKAKVDRLEKENEEITHRLNATEDEVEKLRNSGSKKRPQVAFSASLSNFGEIYKGPCSDTTLIFKRVFSNIGNGYDQHTGFFKAPVEGLYYFTFSTFGYNTHLVGAVLMKGGVRVVSTYDHVSSDSSDGGSNAVVLELKADEKVSVELWQNARVFDNMNGHTTFSGFLLYPLGDRK from the exons ATGGTGGGTAGCATAGTTGTTCTGTTGGCCTTGTCGGGCTGCTTGTCACTGGGGACTGTGCAGGGCCAGAGGGGTGATCTGGACATCGGGACAGAGTTGGATGACATCAGAGCTAAATTACAAGGTTTGAAAGACTTGGAGGCTCGACTGAACCACACAGAGAAGGAACTGGAGGGGCAGAAAGCCAAAGTGGACAGACTGGAGAAAGAGAACGAGG AAATCACACATCGACTCAACGCAACAGAGGATGAAGTTGAAAAGCTGAGAAACAGTGGTTCTAAAA AGCGTCCACAGGTGGCCTTCTCTGCGTCTTTGTCCAACTTCGGGGAGATCTACAAAGGGCCGTGCAGCGACACGACCCTCATCTTCAAAAGAGTTTTCTCAAACATAGGCAACGGTTATGACCAACATACAG GTTTCTTCAAAGCGCCagtagagggcctgtactactTTACCTTTAGCACCTTCGGCTACAACACCCACCTGGTCGGCGCCGTCTTGATGAAAGGTGGGGTTCGCGTGGTGTCCACCTACGATCACGTGTCCTCGGACTCTAGTGACGGAGGAAGCAACGCGGTGGTGCTCGAGCTGAAGGCCGACGAGAAGGTCTCAGTGGAACTGTGGCAGAACGCCAGAGTGTTCGACAACATGAACGGACACACTACCTTCAGCGGATTTCTGCTGTACCCATTGGGAGACAGAAAGTAG
- the si:ch211-63p21.8 gene encoding kelch-like protein 33 has product MEMTRGRLPEEWEERWRGEKEQRRRAMKERGEMLAEDDPELRRIVAYNDTRMGLRRRDGEDGRKMKKKNSRASRREGKEEEEEERWNEKEEGSEEEENISTYSQDTHARELFQTLEEFRDSSLFTDLTLSTEDGLSFQVHSPVLAAVSSLVHHSLQDGDAEWEKRGGSVNMNRQRQVSMFLGPGVDRVGLAGVLEFAYTGVIAVLHTGNVVQIQTAAQVLGVPRVLDLCREEEEKMKIGGQKKTEERKISAAEQMEISLQSIRQLWTQRVGCDVVLDVDGTPFYAHRVVLAASSDYFRAMFTSGMKESQQYCVTLPFLVASELEILIGHSYSGSLPLSWGHVFEISCTALQLQFQAALSLCLNFLQQEMDARSCLDVASFAEAYGMMELLEVADDFVLRNFLDVASTAKFLDLPAEKLLDFLRRDGLCAPSELWVFRAVVSWVQADQEARLPQARELMTGVRFPLMTFREFREVRAVNLRMECSSGGGEGGGGEEEVELYGSALREFSISLPGSQNRYRVRKPRDVLVLVGGDQLDLDTGRRVPSKELWFANSLRSGTGLVKEVEWRILGEMPEKARLRHGVAVLGGQLYVVGGGEFYAKDDTLKSAYRYDPQQGSWQRLADMQNHRSNFSLVVRGERLYAIGGDRDINANMDTVEVYSPESDAWSFSRHLHQALSGCAASVLDGEIFISGGFDCRYQCLVSMFLYRPERGTTYLADMNLDRALHCMEVLGRHLYVVGGVCNSQKFYASQLSCEVYDPERDSWSSISPLTVPHVGPASAVLEGKLYVLGGYCQEDYRECKLVHRYDPSSQRWENMGSMPGPNTDIRACVLHLPQHLRL; this is encoded by the exons ATGGAGATGACACGAGGACGCCTGCCCGAGGAATGGGAGGAGcgctggaggggagagaaggagcaaAGAAGAAGAgcgatgaaggagagaggagagatgttaGCGGAGGACGACCCAGAGCTGCGGAGGATCGTCGCTTACAACGACACCAGGATGGGTTTGAGACGGAGGGACGGCGAGGATGGAAGaaagatgaagaagaagaacagCCGAGCGTCAAGACGGGAgggaaaagaagaggaggaggaggagcggtggaatgagaaggaggaaggttcagaagaggaggagaacatcTCCACTTACAGCCAAGACACACATGCAAGAGAGCTGTTCCAGACCTTGGAGGAGTTCAGGGACTCCTCTCTATTCACTGACCTGACTCTGAGCACTGAGGATGGGCTGAGCTTCCAGGTTCACTCCCCTGTCCTGGCTGCTGTCAGCTCGCTGGTCCACCACAGTCTGCAGGACGGGGATGCAGagtgggagaagaggggaggatctgttaacatgaacagacagagacaggtgtCGATGTTTCTGGGTCCTGGGGTGGACCGTGTAGGGCTGGCGGGGGTGCTGGAGTTTGCCTACACTGGGGTCATAGCAGTTTTGCACACAGGCAATGTGGTCCAGATCCAGACTGCAGCTCAAGTACTGGGAGTTCCCAGAGTTCTGGACCTctgtagagaggaagaggagaagatgaagataggaggacagaagaagacagaggagaggaagatctcAGCTGCAGAACAGATGGAGATCAGTCTTCAGTCCATCAGACAGCTGTGGACACAGAGAGTAGGCTGTGATGTCGTACTGGATGTGGATGGGACTCCATTTTATG CTCACAGAGTTGTCCTGGCTGCCAGTAGTGACTACTTCAGAGCAATGTTCACCAGTGGGATGAAAGAATCCCAGCAGTACTGTGTGACTCTCCCCTTCCTGGTGGCATCCGAGCTGGAGATCCTGATTGGCCACTCCTACAGCGGGTCCCTCCCCCTTAGCTGGGGGCATGTCTTTGAGATCAGCTGCACCGCCCTCCAGTTACAATTCCAGGCTGCCCTTTCGCTGTGTCTCAACTTCCTGCAACAGGAAATGGACGCCCGATCCTGCCTGGACGTGGCATCTTTCGCTGAGGCCTACGGGATGATGGAGCTTCTCGAGGTGGCTGATGACTTTGTCCTGAGGAACTTCCTGGACGTGGCGTCCACCGCCAAGTTCCTGGATCTACCTGCGGAGAAGCTCCTAGACTTCCTGCGCAGAGACGGACTCTGTGCTCCTTCGGAGCTGTGGGTCTTCCGGGCGGTGGTGTCGTGGGTGCAGGCCGATCAGGAGGCCAGGCTACCCCAGGCAAGGGAGCTTATGACCGGGGTGCGATTCCCCCTCATGACCTTCCGGGAGTTCAGGGAGGTGCGGGCAGTCAACCTGCGGATGGAGTGCAGCagcggaggaggtgaaggaggaggtggggaggaggaggtggaactcTATGGGTCAGCCCTGAGGGAGTTCAGTATCAGTCTGCCTGGGAGTCAGAACCGGTACCGGGTCCGGAAGCCCAGAGATGTCCTGGTTCTGGTGGGTGGGGACCAGCTGGACCTGGACACAGGTAGACGTGTTCCCAGTAAAGAGCTGTGGTTCGCCAACTCACTACGCAGCGGCACAGGGCTGGTGAAGGAGGTGGAGTGGAGGATTCTGGGAGAGATGCCTGAGAAGGCGAGGTTAAGACACGGGGTGGCGGTGCTGGGGGGGCAGCTCTATGTGGTCGGGGGGGGTGAATTCTACGCTAAAGACGACACACTGAAGTCAGCTTACAG gtATGACCCACAGCAGGGCAGTTGGCAGAGGCTTGCCGACATGCAGAATCATAGGAGTAACTTCTCATTGGTggttagaggagagagactctATGCcattggaggagacagagacatcaATGCCAACATGGACACGGTGGAAGTCTACAGCCCTGAGTCAGACGCctggag cttctccagACATCTCCACCAGGCTCTGAGTGGATGCGCAGCCTCAGTGCTGGACGGTGAGATCTTCATCTCAGGAGGCTTCGACTGCCGCTACCAGTGTCTGGTGTCCATGTTCCTCTACCGCCCAGAGAGAGGAACCACCTACCTGGCCGACATGAACCTGGACAGGGCCCTGCACTGCATGGAGGTTCTGGGTCGCCACCTCTACGTGGTCGGAGGGGTGTGTAATTCTCAGAAGTTCTACGCCAGCCAGCTGTCCTGTGAGGTGTACGACCCTGAGAGGGACTCCTGGAGCTCCATCTCCCCCCTGACCGTCCCTCACGTTGGCCCAGCCTCGGCAGTCCTGGAGGGGAAGCTGTACGTGCTGGGAGGGTACTGCCAGGAGGACTACAGGGAGTGCAAGCTGGTGCACCGCTATGATCCCAGCAGCCAGCGCTGGGAGAACATGGGCAGTATGCCTGGACCCAACACTGACATACGAGCCTGTGTTCTCCACCTGCCCCAACACCTAAGACTGTGA
- the LOC134009566 gene encoding kelch-like protein 33 gives MHCRSSNHGDDISMRKVYGRQTYARELFQTLEGFRDSSLLTDLTLSTEDGLSFQVHSPVLAAVSSLVHHSLQDGDAEWEKRGGSVDGDTQREASMVLGPGMDRVGLAGVLEFAYTGVIAALNTGNVVQIQTAAQVLGVPRVLELCREEEEKMKIGGQKKTEERKISAAEQMEISLQSIRQLWTQRVGCDVVLGVDGTSFHAHRVVLAASSAYFRAMFTSGMKESQQYCVTLPFLLASELEILIGCSHSGSLSLNWDCVFEVGCTALRLQFQAAFSLCIDFLQQEIGVHSCLDVASFAEAFGMADLLETADNFVLRNFNKVSVTEKFRDLPFEKLRKFLRSPYLCVSSELVVFKAVVSWIDVNPMTSPRLIRELLKTVQFPLMTFTDFKEIKAMKIWTDCNSVYLLKTLLKKFWSYRFASDNHYRIYLPTQTLVLVGGNQFCEDTQVHIPSRELWFGNSLRNHIGIVKSVEWRKLGEIPETPRVSHEVVVLEGKLYVVGGRKFWNRSDALSSAWRYDPAPNEWQKLADMQEPRFSFSVVAVDGVIYAIGGDFEYQANLDRVERYCPKTDSWSSCKPLDTALSGHSASVLDGQIFISGGFNCNYECQVSMFLYHPERGTTYLADMIQPRALHCMETLNDRLYVTGGITADTKRGYFDQLSCEVYDPERDSWSSISPLTVPHVGPASAVLEGKLYVLGGYCQEDYRECKLVHRYDPSSQRWENMGSMPGPSIALQACVLPLPAHLRQLPK, from the exons ATGCATTGTCGGAGCAGTAACCATGGAGATGACATAAGCATGAGAAAAGTCTATGGTAGACAAACGTACGCTAGAGAGCTCTTCCAGACCTTGGAGGGTTTCAGGGACTCCTCTCTACTCACTGACCTGACTCTGAGCACTGAGGATGGGCTGAGCTTCCAGGTTCACTCCCCTGTCCTGGCTGCTGTCAGCTCCCTGGTCCACCACAGTCTGCAGGACGGGGATGCAGagtgggagaagaggggaggatctGTTGAtggtgacacacagagagaggcgtCGATGGTTCTGGGTCCTGGGATGGACCGTGTAGGGCTGGCGGGGGTGCTGGAGTTTGCCTACACTGGGGTCATAGCAGCTTTGAACACAGGCAATGTGGTCCAGATACAGACTGCAGCTCAAGTACTGGGAGTTCCCAGAGTTCTGGAGCTctgtagagaggaagaggagaagatgaagataggaggacagaagaagacagaggagaggaaaatcTCAGCTGCAGAACAGATGGAGATCAGTCTTCAGTCCATCAGACAGCTGTGGACACAGAGAGTAGGCTGTGATGTCGTACTGGGGGTGGATGGAACTTCTTTTCATG CTCACAGAGTTGTCCTGGCTGCCAGTAGTGCCTATTTCAGAGCAATGTTCACCAGTGGGATGAAGGAATCCCAGCAGTACTGTGTGACTCTTCCCTTCCTGTTGGCATCCGAGCTGGAGATCCTGATTGGTTGCTCGCACAGCGGGTCACTTTCTCTCAATTGGGACTGTGTCTTTGAGGTCGGCTGCACCGCCCTCCGGCTACAGTTCCAGGCCGCCTTTTCACTGTGCATCGACTTCCTGCAGCAGGAAATAGGCGTCCACTCCTGCCTGGACGTGGCGTCCTTCGCTGAGGCGTTTGGGATGGCGGATCTTCTCGAAACAGCCGACAACTTTGTCCTCCGGAACTTCAATAAGGTCTCAGTCACAGAGAAGTTCCGAGACTTGCCCTTTGAGAAGCTTCGTAAGTTCCTGAGAAGCCCCTACCTCTGTGTGTCTTCTGAACTTGTTGTATTTAAGGCAGTGGTGTCCTGGATCGATGTCAATCCCATGACCAGTCCTAGACTGATTAGAGAGCTGCTTAAAACGGTTCAGTTCCCTTTAATGACCTTCACAGACTTCAAAGAGATCAAAGCCATGAAGATATGGACTGATTGCAACTCTGTTTATCTCTTGAAGACTTTACTGAAAAAATTCTGGTCTTATCGCTTTGCCTCAGACAACCATTACAGGATCTACCTACCCACACAGACATTGGTCTTGGTAGGTGGAAACCAGTTCTGTGAGGATACACAGGTACATATTCCTAGCCGAGAGTTGTGGTTTGGTAATTCCCTGAGGAACCACATTGGCATTGTAAAGAGTGTGGAGTGGAGGAAGTTGGGAGAAATACCAGAGACACCCAGGGTTAGTCATGAGGTGGTGGTTCTTGAGGGGAAGTTGTACGTGGTCGGAGGCAGGAAGTTCTGGAACAGATCGGACGCCCTGAGTTCAGCCTGGCG GTATGACCCAGCTCCGAACGAATGGCAGAAGCTGGCCGACATGCAGGAGCCAAGGTTCTCCTTCTCTGTGGTTGCTGTGGATGGTGTGATATATGCCATAGGAGGAGACTTCGAATACCAGGCTAACTTGGACAGGGTGGAGCGCTACTGCCCAAAGACAGACTCCTGGAG CTCCTGCAAACCTCTGGACACGGCCTTGAGCGGCCACTCTGCCTCAGTGCTGGACGGCCAGATCTTCATCTCAGGAGGCTTCAACTGCAACTATGAGTGTCAAGTGTCCATGTTCCTCtaccacccagagagaggaacCACCTACCTGGCTGACATGATCCAACCCCGGGCCTTACACTGCATGGAGACCCTCAATGACCGCCTGTACGTAACAGGTGGCATCACCGCTGACACCAAGAGGGGCTACTTTGACCAGCTGTCCTGTGAGGTGTACGACCCTGAGAGGGACTCCTGGAGCTCCATCTCCCCCCTGACCGTCCCTCACGTTGGCCCAGCCTCGGCAGTCCTGGAGGGGAAGCTGTACGTGCTGGGAGGGTACTGCCAGGAGGACTACAGGGAGTGCAAGCTGGTGCACCGCTATGATCCCAGCAGCCAGCGCTGGGAGAACATGGGCAGTATGCCTGGACCCAGCATCGCTTTACAAGCATGTGTGCTTCCCCTGCCGGCACATCTGAGACAATTACCAAAGTAA
- the LOC134010087 gene encoding complement C1q-like protein 2, translating into MSQIGLQLNTQQYHFLTLSLTYLKHAKELETFVFHKGEPKVAFSASLGSPRRHLGPYNTETTLVYETTFINIGNAYNPNTGIFVTPVRGVYVFSFSAFHHGTGALTGMSLTRNGHRIVSVHDQKSGSVDDMAFNSATLLLEAGDQVFMRLWANCMLYDDGNNYNTFGGHLIYPM; encoded by the exons ATGTCTCAGATAGGCCTACAGTTGAATACACAGCAATATCATTTTTTGACTCTCTCGCTTACCTATTTAAAACATGCCAAAGAACtagaaacatttgtttttcacaAAGGTGAGCCAAAGGTGGCATTTTCAGCCTCACTCGGAAGTCCACGAAGACATCTGGGACCATACAACACAGAAACAACACTGGTGTATGAGACAACGTTCATCAACATTGGCAATGCCTACAACCCAAACACAG GCATCTTTGTGACTCCAGTCAGAGGTGTGTACGTCTTTAGTTTCTCAGCTTTCCATCACGGCACTGGAGCTTTAACAGGCATGAGTCTGACTCGTAATGGCCACAGAATAGTCTCTGTCCACGATCAGAAGTCAGGAAGCGTTGATGACATGGCGTTCAACAGCGCCACCTTGCTGCTGGAGGCGGGAGACCAGGTCTTCATGCGTCTCTGGGCTAACTGCATGCTCTACGATGATGGAAACAACTACAATACCTTCGGTGGGCATCTGATCTATCCCATGTAA
- the LOC134009559 gene encoding protein mono-ADP-ribosyltransferase PARP14-like: MDVNKYPVFFEVHNLDIDQKDRIEKYFQIRRRSGGGDCGPVEKVRDNIYKIAFHKQKDQQTVLQKRDHVVEIQGGPLTLIMLGSHEPALEASLSTAPSNTPKQRGSSFHEALSPPGGDKHTVQLNTYLQQYLREIPRAQRHLQQQLSSLGCTLQLPLVDGQPVVVVKCSGQAGAEGNEGGDGLEGWRKEVDRLFEEDYLHHFEVEPLKIQKLLLVSICQDDEAGVKVYSETGQGFVVVVGETSQVRARLSDLEVTTQLEGQGFRVNPEKTSTICRLGEAKLRLLGQGLEQEVSRAAPGVRVTRRSPGELAIEGSPAEVLKARDTVSKMESQVEERALELPSLLMAFLRERYSGPRALEGFMGWGRQVEAQLGNTELHLLSLSSDKLAEAEKALRLEFTEEKIHVPSCSSTPRELRSTLEAKVRRSAGKVSVWFGSGSQVHLLGHAEQVRELREEIGEFLIDRAISVERIAVPCQEIADHFLELLERLDLQDPEVEVLPDVVSTSSDLPSVVLQGPSKQVAQLLSRLHPALISLVRESITIDQPGALRYFQGQGKEYLQVVGRAERCVVLLEGQGSFPGVTPSAASFPSPTRSRLEDVPAARYPLPGGLLVEVRQGDITKERADALVNAANEDLDHGGGVAAALSRAGGPEVQRASTALVRQVGKLFAGAVVETVAGDLPCKMLLHAVGPVEGRVGGKERVLLEKTARAALDLAAAMDLQTLAMPCISSGIFGVPVGVCAEAIVTAVKGFSGEQHGMTKVTLIDVSAEAVRAMQEACDRLLGQRETGAEREREREREKGRERESGLDTLPGPSPSPQDNQGDAAPPPARGAAEAWVTVKIIQGSIETQQMDALVCPMLGSDPLSSRVGKALSEAAGPGLKAAFSREAVGPIGPGDKVLVEGLSGLKSGRVFFISCAPWDNNPEGPAAQALKQGIRRVLSSCENLGFGSIAFPVLGTGMVLKFPHIIAARVLLQEIQGHQQTRTSRTPFLIRIVVHPNDTEAFKAFTTAQGALRLRGVTIEAPLNQTPPTPTSATPALTSLSDVTVMVEGVKFQLISGDITTEYTDVIVNTTDFSLQNQTGVSKAILTAAGPSVQAELAQAGKPADHICSTRPGLLPCKEIVHASFWCEAPKISKTCGKILKLCERKGYRSVSFPAVNTGAGGIDSVTVCRAMMGGLVCAVRKLTPKTLCLVRVVILQDNIFQAFRSELASRPLETVVLPLTLKEKAHLVLKKTMKLGSLSSPPSSSSSPSAPSGLSVSPWKPPPAVLVVLGPESQAVTRARRELEAILMKQLERKEVEGKDLRILEEPELRAFQESVRAQAVSLELGQGRPAAARPGVGDNINYVLRGLGEDVLSVYNLLQRGLSGALRRDLDERNEALVAFMVQWSLQGPGDVWNELGLNGNYMLEQAHLEGLVEVEVFGLNREVLSVNLRTNLATDCRTGRVYKMKREESKTLPQHWDPMAEKEVLKKVELSSGSLEYKTVAQGFLTTAGNFTIRKIERLQNFFLWQAYSVCEKRIKAKNGESAVGEKMLYHGTKKDSCASIEMSGFNRSYAHITAFGVGTYFAVKASYSANDRYSPPHDGVKRMYVARVLTGRYTLGNGTMKVTPPRGSDPTDCYDSLVDNQQIPSMFVIFHDDQAYPEYLITFS; encoded by the exons ATGGATGTGAACAAATACCCAGTTTTCTTCGAGGTACACAACCTTGACATAGATCAGAAGGATAGGATCGAGAAATATTTTCAAATTCGAAGGCGATCAGGTGGAGGGGACTGTGGACCGGTGGAGAAAGTTCGAGACAACATTTACAAGATCGCGTTCCATAAACAAAAAG ACCAGCAGACAGTGCTGCAGAAACGGGATCATGTTGTGGAGATCCAAGGAGGTCCTCTCACCCTCATCATGCTTGGGAGTCACGAGCCAGCGTTGGAGGCTTCTCTCAGCACTGCCCCAAGCAACACCCCCAAACAAAGG GGCAGCTCCTTCCATGAGGCACTTTCGCCACCTGGTGGTGACAAGCACACAGTGCAGCTGAATACCTACTTGCAGCAGTACCTGAGGGAGATCCCCAGAGCTCAGAGgcacctccagcagcagctgtCCTCCCTGGGCTgcaccctccagctccccctggtGGACGGACAACCAGTGGTGGTGGTCAAGTGTTCAGGCCAGGCTGGGGCCGAGGGAaatgagggtggggatgggctggaggggtggaggaaggaggtggaCAGGCTGTTTGAGGAGGACTACTTACACCACTTTGAGGTGGAACCGTTGAAGATCCAGAAACTACTCCTTGTGAGCATATGCCAGGATGACGAGGCGGGGGTCAAGGTGTACAGTGAGACGGGTCAGGgctttgtggtggtggtgggcgaGACCTCCCAGGTCCGGGCCCGACTTAGTGACCTGGAGGTCACCACGCAGTTAGAAGGTCAGGGGTTCAGGGTCAACCCGGAGAAGACCAGCACCATCTGTCGGCTGGGGGAGGCCAAGCTCCGCCTCCTGGGGCAGGGGctagaacaggaagtgagccGAGCCGCTCCCGGTGTGCGAGTGACTCGGAGGAGTCCGGGTGAGCTCGCTATAGAAGGCTCGCCCGCCGAGGTTCTGAAGGCGAGAGACACGGTCTCCAAGATGGAGTCCCAGGTTGAGGAGAGGGCCCTGGAGCTGCCCTCCCTTCTCATGGCCTTCCTGAGGGAGAGGTACAGCGGCCCGAGGGCGCTGGAGGGCTTCATGGGCTGGGGGCGTCAGGTGGAGGCGCAGCTAGGCAACACGGAGCTCCAcctgctgtccctctcctcGGACAAACTCGCGGAGGCCGAGAAGGCCCTCCGCCTTGAGTTCACCGAGGAGAAGATCCACGTGCCCAGCTGCTCCTCGACCCCGCGGGAGCTGAGGTCCACGCTCGAGGCCAAGGTGAGACGATCAGCCGGTAAGGTGTCGGTCTGGTTCGGTTCAGGATCCCAGGTCCATCTCCTGGGCCATGCCGAGCAGGTCCGGGAGCTGAGAGAGGAGATCGGCGAGTTTCTGATCGATCGAGCCATTTCGGTGGAGAGGATCGCGGTGCCCTGTCAGGAGATAGCGGACCACttcctggagctgctggagagGCTGGACCTGCAGGACCCAGAGGTGgaagtcctccctgacgtggtCTCCACATCCTCCGACCTTCCCTCCGTGGTCCTCCAAGGACCCTCCAAGCAAGTGGCCCAGCTCCTCAGCCGGCTCCACCCAGCTTTGATATCCCTGGTCAGGGAGAGCATCACCATCGACCAGCCCGGGGCCCTACGCTACTTCCAGGGCCAGGGTAAGGAGTACCTTCAGGTGGTCGGCCGTGCCGAGCGCTGTGTCGTCCTGCTGGAGGGACAAGGAAGCTTCCCCGGCGTCACTCCCAGCGCCGCCTCGTTTCCCAGTCCAACCAGGTCGCGGCTCGAGGACGTCCCGGCCGCGAGATACCCCCTCCCGGGCGGCctcctggtggaggtccgtcaGGGCGACATCACCAAGGAGCGGGCGGACGCGCTCGTCAACGCCGCCAACGAGGACCTGGATCACGGCGGGGGCGTGGCGGCGGCGCTGAGCCGGGCGGGCGGCCCCGAGGTCCAGCGGGCGAGCACCGCCCTGGTGCGGCAGGTGGGGAAGCTGTTCGCGGGGGCGGTGGTGGAGACGGTGGCGGGAGACCTGCCCTGTAAGATGCTGCTGCACGCCGTGGGGCCAGTAGAGGGCCGAGTCGGGGGCAAGGAGAGGGTCTTGCTGGAGAAGACGGCGAGGGCCGCCCTGGATCTGGCGGCGGCCATGGACCTCCAGACCCTGGCCATGCCCTGCATCAGCTCTGGGATCTTCGGGGTGCCCGTCGGGGTATGTGCGGAGGCCATCGTCACGGCGGTGAAAGGGTTCAGCGGGGAACAGCACGGCATGACCAAGGTGACCCTGATAGATGTTAGTGCAGAGGCGGTGAGGGCCATGCAGGAGGCCTGTGATAGGCTActgggacagagggagacaggggcggagagggagagagagagggagagagagaagggcagagagagggagtctgggCTGGATACATTGCCCGGCCCAAGCCCCTCTCCCCAGGACAACCAGGGAGATGCAGCTCCACCCCCGGCCAGAGGAGCAGCAGAAGCCTGGGTCACGGTGAAGATCATCCAGGGAAGCATTGAGACACAGCAG ATGGATGCCCTGGTGTGTCCCATGCTGGGTAGCGACCCCCTATCCTCCCGGGTGGGGAAGGCCCTGTCTGAGGCCGCGGGGCCGGGCCTGAAGGCTGCCTTCTCCAGGGAGGCTGTGGGGCCCATAGGCCCCGGGGACAAGGTCCTGGTTGAGGGTCTGTCTGGACTCAAATCTGGTCGGGTGTTCTTCATCAGCTGTGCCCCGTGGGACAACAACCCTGAAGGACCAGCTgcacag GCTCTGAAGCAGGGCATTCGCAGGGTTCTGTCCTCGTGTGAGAACCTAGGCTTCGGTTCCATTGCCTTCCCTGTGCTCGGAACCGGTATGGTTCTGAAGTTCCCCCACATCATAGCAGCCAGGGTGCTGTTGCAGGAGATACAGGGACACCAGCAGACCCGAACCAGCAGAACTCCCTTCTTGATTCGTATTGTTGTCCATCCCAACGACACGGAGGCTTTCAAG GCTTTCACGACTGCCCAGGGTGCATTGCGTCTCAGAGGGGTCACTATAGAAGCTCCACTAAACCAAA cccctcccactccTACTTCAGCCACCCCTGCCTTGACCTCACTCAGTGATGTCACGGTCATGGTGGAAGGAGTCAAGTTCCAGCTGATCTCTGGCGACATCACAACCGAGTACACTGACGTCATCGTCAACACAACAGACTTCTCTCTGCAAAACCAAACAG GTGTCTCCAAAGCCATCCTAACAGCTGCTGGACCTTCCGTCCAGGCCGAGTTGGCACaag ctgGGAAGCCTGCAGACCACATCTGCTCCACAAGGCCCGGTCTCCTGCCCTGCAAGGAGATCGTCCACGCCAGCTTCTGGTGTGAGGCTCCGAAGATCAGTAAGACCTGTGGGAAGATCCTGAAGCTTTGCGAGAGGAAGGGCTACCGGTCTGTGTCCTTCCCAGCAGTCAACACGG GTGCTGGTGGGATCGACTCTGTCACCGTGTGCAGAGCCATGATGGGTGGCCTGGTCTGCGCAGTCAGGAAGCTGACCCCTAAGACCCTCTGCCTGGTCCGAGTGGTCATCCTGCAGGACAACATCTTCCAGGCTTTCAG aTCTGAGCTTGCGTCTCGTCCTCTGGAAACTGTTGTTCTACCCCTCACCCTTAAAG AGAAAGCCCACCTGGTGCTCAAAAAGACCATGAAGCTGGGCTCGTTgtcttcccctccatcctcctccagctccccctcagccccctcggGCCTGTCCGTGTCCCCCTGGAAGCCCCCCCCAGCGGTGCTGGTGGTCCTGGGGCCAGAGTCTCAGGCTGTGACCCGGGccaggagagagctggaggccATTCTGATGAAGCAGCTCGAacggaaggaggtggaggggaaggacCTGCGGATCCTGGAAGAGCCGGAGCTCCGGGCCTTCCAGGAGTCAGTCCGGGCCCAGGCGGTGAGCCTGGAGCTGGGGCAGGGCAGGCCGGCGGCGGCCAGGCCTGGAGTTGGCGACAACATCAATTACGTCCTCCGGGGCCTGGGCGAGGACGTGCTGAGCGTGTATAACCTCCTCCAACGGGGCCTCAGTGGTGCCCTTCGCAGGGACCTCGATGAGCGAAACGAGGCCCTTGTGGCTTTTATGGTCCAGTGGTCTCTGCAGGGACCCGGGGACGTCTGGAATGAGCTGGGGCTGAACGGCAACTACATGCTGGAGCAGGCCCACCTCGAGGGCCTGGTGGAAGTGGAGGTGTTTGGTCTCAATAGGGAAGTGTTGTCTGTGAACCTGAGGACCAACCTGGCAACCGACTGCCGCACTGGACGCGTGTACAAAATGAAAAGGGAGGAGAGCAAAA cgcTGCCACAGCACTGGGATCCCATGGCTGAAAAGGAGGTACTAAAGAAGGTTGAGCTGTCTTCAGGATCACTGGAGTACAAGACTGTGGCTCAGGGCTTTCTGACAACCGCCGGAAACTTTACCATCCGCAAG ATTGAGCGTTTGCAGAACTTCTTCCTGTGGCAGGCCTATTCTGTGTGTGAGAAGCGAATCAAAGCCAAGAACGGGGAGAGTGCTGTGGGTGAGAAGATGCTGTACCACGGCACCAAGAAGGACAGTTGTGCCTCAATAGAGATGTCGGGATTCAACAGGAGCTATGCTCACA TCACTGCATTCGGAGTGGGCACGTACTTTGCGGTGAAGGCTAGCTACTCAGCCAATGACAGATACTCTCCGCCGCATGACGGCGTAAAGCGCATGTACGTGGCTCGCGTCCTGACCGGCCGCTACACGCTAGGAAACGGCACCATGAAGGTCACCCCGCCTCGCGGCTCCGACCCCACTGACTGCTACGACAGCCTGGTGGACAACCAGCAGATCCCCAGCATGTTTGTCATCTTCCACGACGACCAGGCCTACCCAGAGTACCTCATCACCTTCTCCTGA